A region from the Paludicola sp. MB14-C6 genome encodes:
- a CDS encoding NAD(P)/FAD-dependent oxidoreductase — protein sequence MKYVIIGNSAAGIGAVEGIRQIDKLGEITVITNEPYHTYSRPLISYLLLGKTDLQRMKYRDDDFYIKNNVNLRASSTVIKINEIENYVTINDGSKIPYDKLLVATGSSAFVPPFEGLNHVKNKFTFMTLDDANALNKAIDMNSKVLIVGAGLIGLKCAEGIHQKVKSITVVDLSSRILSSILDDTGAKMVQNHMEAQNISFKMSQKVKSFTKNAATLENGEEIPFDVLVLAVGVRPNIELLKGVTEIEKGIIINTKCQTKNENIYAAGDCTQSEDVSSGDHKIMALLPNAYMQGECAGINMAGGDAAFNKAIPMNAIGFFGLHMITAGNYIGDAYIQEDGKTYKKLFYSNNKLNGYILIGNVEKAGIYTNLIRERTALGTLDFELICKKPGLMAFTKEYRNTKLGGMINEN from the coding sequence ATGAAGTATGTTATCATAGGCAATTCAGCCGCAGGAATTGGAGCTGTAGAGGGAATCAGGCAGATTGATAAGTTGGGCGAAATAACCGTTATTACTAATGAGCCGTATCATACGTATTCACGACCTCTTATATCATATCTTTTGCTTGGCAAGACAGATTTGCAAAGAATGAAATATCGTGATGATGATTTTTATATTAAAAATAATGTAAATTTACGTGCTTCATCTACCGTTATAAAAATCAATGAGATTGAGAATTACGTTACAATAAATGATGGTAGTAAGATTCCTTATGATAAGCTGCTTGTTGCAACAGGCTCGTCAGCATTTGTCCCACCATTTGAGGGGCTGAATCATGTGAAAAATAAGTTTACCTTTATGACACTTGACGATGCTAATGCACTAAACAAGGCTATAGATATGAATTCAAAAGTCTTAATTGTAGGTGCAGGCCTTATCGGCTTAAAATGTGCTGAGGGAATACATCAAAAAGTCAAAAGTATAACTGTTGTTGATTTATCATCTAGAATATTATCAAGCATTTTGGATGATACAGGAGCAAAAATGGTGCAAAATCATATGGAAGCTCAGAATATATCATTTAAAATGTCACAAAAAGTTAAGAGCTTTACAAAAAATGCAGCGACTCTTGAAAATGGTGAGGAAATCCCATTTGACGTTTTAGTATTGGCAGTAGGTGTACGTCCAAATATTGAGCTTTTAAAAGGAGTAACTGAAATAGAAAAAGGCATAATAATCAACACGAAATGTCAAACAAAAAATGAGAATATATATGCTGCCGGAGATTGCACACAAAGCGAGGATGTTTCAAGTGGCGATCATAAAATTATGGCTCTTCTTCCTAATGCGTATATGCAAGGAGAATGTGCAGGAATCAACATGGCGGGTGGAGATGCGGCTTTCAATAAAGCGATACCTATGAATGCAATCGGCTTTTTTGGATTACACATGATTACTGCGGGAAATTATATAGGGGATGCTTATATTCAAGAAGATGGTAAAACCTATAAGAAGTTGTTTTATAGTAACAATAAATTAAACGGTTATATTCTGATTGGTAATGTTGAAAAGGCAGGAATTTATACAAATCTTATCAGAGAAAGAACAGCTCTTGGCACGCTTGATTTTGAACTTATCTGCAAAAAGCCTGGCCTTATGGCGTTTACTAAAGAGTATAGGAATACGAAGTTAGGAGGTATGATAAATGAAAATTGA
- a CDS encoding glutamate synthase, which translates to MKIDAFNLDYRELNTKIKQADSDVLIENCYGQRFIGSGLEGKNIMINGTPGNALGSYLNGAVITVNGNAQDAVGDTMNDGKIVIDGNVGDALGYAMRGGKIYVRGNAGYRTGIHMKEYKEKRPIIVVGGKVGSFLGEYLAGGLIVVLGLDSVEIPVGNFTGTGMHGGTIFIRSKEALPNLPAQVIAEIATKDDMKEIEPILCEYAECFNININEMMNEQFYKLKANAKNPYKQLYTAN; encoded by the coding sequence ATGAAAATTGATGCATTTAACTTAGATTATCGTGAACTAAATACTAAAATTAAGCAAGCTGATAGTGATGTTCTGATAGAGAATTGCTATGGCCAACGATTTATAGGATCAGGACTAGAAGGCAAAAATATTATGATAAATGGTACACCGGGAAATGCATTGGGATCATATCTTAACGGTGCAGTTATAACAGTAAACGGTAATGCTCAGGATGCTGTTGGTGATACGATGAATGACGGAAAAATTGTAATCGATGGCAATGTTGGAGATGCATTAGGATATGCAATGCGAGGCGGAAAGATATATGTTCGTGGCAATGCAGGATACAGAACCGGTATTCATATGAAAGAATATAAAGAAAAAAGGCCGATTATCGTTGTTGGAGGTAAGGTGGGCAGCTTTTTAGGTGAATATCTTGCTGGAGGGCTTATTGTTGTGTTAGGACTTGACAGTGTTGAGATACCTGTTGGAAACTTTACGGGAACGGGTATGCATGGCGGTACTATTTTTATTAGAAGCAAAGAGGCACTTCCAAATCTTCCGGCACAAGTTATAGCTGAAATCGCCACTAAAGATGATATGAAAGAAATTGAGCCAATTTTATGTGAATATGCGGAATGTTTTAATATCAACATAAATGAAATGATGAACGAACAATTTTATAAATTAAAAGCAAATGCTAAAAATCCATACAAACAACTTTACACAGCCAATTAA
- a CDS encoding glutamine synthetase family protein — protein sequence MITTANEVIEFVKENDVKFIRLAFCDPFGTQKNISIMPGELSSAFENGVSFDASAIKGFHDVTKSDLLLFPDPSTLTVLPWRPGPGRVVRFYCDIKNPDKTVFTHDSRNILKRVVKRCAEMGYVCKIGAECEFYLFKMDENGEPTDKTLDYGGYLDIAPLDKGENIRREICLCLQEMGLKLETSHHEQGPGQNEIDFKFSDALNSADNILTFKSAVKAIAARNGLYASFMPKPIAGQSGNGLHTNISLSKNGFNIFNKKNGDHSKIVESFIAGVLQKTPEITLFLNPITNSYERFGKYEAPKYVSWSHQNRSQLVRIPAANGEKVRMELRSPDPTVNPYLAFALIISAGLDGIEKALSLPPAVDADLFNADESVTKKLSVLPDSLAQAIALSEHSEFVKSIIGEEMLMKYIAFKKEEVQSFQNAENKENFYKERYFKFI from the coding sequence ATGATAACAACAGCTAATGAGGTTATAGAATTTGTAAAAGAAAATGATGTAAAGTTTATAAGGCTTGCTTTTTGCGATCCATTCGGAACGCAAAAGAACATATCTATTATGCCTGGCGAACTTTCATCAGCATTTGAAAATGGTGTTTCCTTTGATGCTTCGGCTATCAAAGGATTTCATGATGTTACGAAGTCAGATCTGCTACTTTTCCCTGATCCATCAACGTTAACGGTGTTACCATGGCGTCCGGGACCGGGTAGGGTTGTGCGTTTTTACTGTGATATAAAAAATCCAGACAAAACCGTATTTACTCATGATAGTAGAAATATCCTCAAACGAGTGGTAAAACGTTGTGCTGAAATGGGCTATGTTTGTAAAATTGGTGCGGAATGTGAATTTTATTTGTTTAAAATGGATGAGAATGGTGAACCAACTGATAAAACTCTCGATTATGGCGGCTATCTTGATATTGCACCGCTTGACAAAGGAGAGAATATTCGACGTGAAATATGCTTGTGTCTGCAAGAAATGGGGCTTAAACTGGAAACCTCGCATCACGAGCAGGGTCCTGGGCAAAATGAAATTGACTTTAAGTTTAGTGATGCTTTAAACTCAGCAGATAATATATTAACATTTAAGTCTGCTGTAAAAGCAATAGCTGCAAGAAACGGTTTATATGCTTCGTTTATGCCAAAGCCAATTGCGGGCCAAAGTGGAAATGGATTGCATACAAATATTTCGCTTTCTAAAAATGGTTTCAATATTTTTAATAAAAAGAACGGTGATCATTCAAAAATAGTCGAAAGCTTCATTGCAGGTGTATTGCAAAAAACTCCTGAGATTACTTTGTTTCTCAATCCAATAACCAACTCATATGAGCGTTTCGGTAAATATGAAGCACCAAAATATGTTTCTTGGTCACATCAAAACCGCTCTCAACTTGTCAGAATACCGGCAGCAAATGGCGAAAAGGTACGAATGGAATTACGTTCTCCGGACCCAACTGTTAATCCATATTTGGCTTTTGCACTTATAATCAGCGCAGGACTTGATGGAATTGAAAAAGCTCTATCGTTACCACCGGCTGTTGATGCAGATTTATTTAATGCGGATGAAAGTGTCACCAAAAAACTTTCAGTACTTCCGGATAGTCTAGCTCAAGCAATTGCTTTAAGTGAGCATTCTGAATTTGTAAAAAGCATTATTGGCGAAGAAATGCTTATGAAGTATATTGCATTTAAAAAAGAGGAAGTTCAATCATTTCAAAATGCAGAGAATAAAGAAAACTTCTATAAGGAGAGGTATTTTAAGTTTATTTAA
- a CDS encoding ANTAR domain-containing response regulator — translation MIVSNTEKSIAFFTQVLQSFSVSRIVTVFSCSEARTLLLEQDFDLVVINAPLRDESGESLSRHIATKGISQVILVVKSEFYDEISDVVEDYGVITIEKPINKNHFWLALKLAKAAQNKLKSMQVENTKLLQKIEDIRIVDRAKCILISYLNMSESEAHKYIERQAMDTRTTKRAVAEGVLKTYES, via the coding sequence TTGATTGTATCAAATACGGAAAAGAGTATTGCTTTTTTCACACAAGTATTACAATCATTTTCGGTAAGCAGAATTGTCACCGTATTTTCTTGTTCAGAAGCAAGAACCTTATTGCTCGAACAAGATTTTGACTTGGTTGTAATTAATGCGCCGCTTCGTGATGAATCTGGAGAAAGTTTATCAAGGCATATAGCAACAAAAGGCATTAGCCAAGTAATTCTTGTTGTAAAAAGCGAATTTTATGATGAAATATCTGATGTGGTTGAAGACTATGGAGTAATAACCATAGAAAAGCCTATTAACAAAAATCATTTTTGGTTGGCATTAAAGCTTGCGAAAGCTGCTCAGAACAAGCTAAAATCCATGCAAGTGGAAAACACTAAGTTGTTACAAAAAATCGAAGATATACGTATTGTTGATCGAGCAAAGTGTATTCTTATATCTTATTTGAATATGAGTGAAAGTGAAGCGCATAAGTATATTGAACGACAGGCTATGGATACCAGGACAACTAAGAGAGCGGTAGCGGAAGGAGTATTGAAAACCTATGAGAGTTAG